Genomic window (uncultured Fusobacterium sp.):
TGGAAGTATTCCTCCAACTACTATTGTTGGATCTTTTTCTAACATTACTGTTGACATCATTGAACTTGTTGTAGTTTTTCCATGTGTCCCTGCAACTGCTATTCCAGTTTCATCATTTAATAACATAGCTAAAAGTTCTCCTCTTTTAACTATTTTTATTCCGTTGTCCATAGCATATTTATACTCTGGGTTATCTTTTTTTATAGCACTAGATGCTATTACCATATCACTATCTTTTACATGTTCAGCTTCATGAGTATTATATACAGTGATTCCCATACTCTCAAGCTCCTCTGTAACATAACCTCTAGTAAGATCAGCTCCCTTTACATCATAACCTTTTATCTTCATAATTTTAGCTAATCCACTCATTCCGATACCATTTATTCCTATAAAGTAAATCTTTTTCATCAATCTAATTCCTCCAAATATCTAAATTATTAATAATTTTTTCCACTGCATTTGATTTCTTCAAAGCTCTTACTCTAACTTTCATAGATTTTAAAACTTCTTCATTTTTAATTAACTCAAGAGCCTTTTCAATTGCTGCATCTGCCTCAGCATTTGTATAAACTAATGCTGAGTTATTTTCTTCTAAGATTTTTGCATTATCATATTGCCCAACTTTTAAAGAATTATATGGAATTATAATTGATGGTTTTTCTAACTCTATAATCTCTGAAATAGTCAATGCTCCAGCACGACATATTATAAGATCTGCTGCTGCCATTATATTTATCATATTGTTAAAATATGGTTTAACTGTATCTGACATCTTTGTTTTAACTATCTTTGTTGTAATTTCATCATAATTTTTATCCCCAGTTGCCCAATACACTCTAAGTTTTTTATCTTCTAAAAATTTATCCCAATTTTTTATAACTGCATCATTTATATCTTTAGCACCAAGACTTCCTCCAGTTATAAGAATAACTCTCTCTCCATCTTCAAGTTTTAATCTCTCTTTTTCCTCATTTTCACTTACATAATTAATCTCTTCTCTCAATGGATTTCCAGTTACTTCAAACTTTTTTTGATACTTTATTGGAATATCATCATATGTTTTATCAAAAGCTAAGAAAGTTTTCTCTGCAAATTTATAAAACACCTTATTTGTCCAACCTAAATTTGCATTTTGTTCTTGCAGATATATTTTCTTTCTCAATAAAATTCCACCAATTATTACAGGAACAGATATATAGTTTCCAAATCCTATTATAGCATCTGGCTTCTCTCTATACACTATTTTTATTCCTTCCCATACACCTTTTAAATATTTTAAAATAGTTTTTATAGTTCTTGG
Coding sequences:
- the murG gene encoding undecaprenyldiphospho-muramoylpentapeptide beta-N-acetylglucosaminyltransferase; this encodes MKILKKVILTTGGTGGHIYPALAVAEGLKIKNIDVLFVGTSIRMEKDIVPEAGFRFIGLDIKPPRTIKTILKYLKGVWEGIKIVYREKPDAIIGFGNYISVPVIIGGILLRKKIYLQEQNANLGWTNKVFYKFAEKTFLAFDKTYDDIPIKYQKKFEVTGNPLREEINYVSENEEKERLKLEDGERVILITGGSLGAKDINDAVIKNWDKFLEDKKLRVYWATGDKNYDEITTKIVKTKMSDTVKPYFNNMINIMAAADLIICRAGALTISEIIELEKPSIIIPYNSLKVGQYDNAKILEENNSALVYTNAEADAAIEKALELIKNEEVLKSMKVRVRALKKSNAVEKIINNLDIWRN